The proteins below are encoded in one region of Cyanobacteria bacterium GSL.Bin1:
- a CDS encoding ZIP family metal transporter — translation MNPITAGLIASFCAGMATFIGALPALLPFKYTRRAQGMMLGFGGGVMLAASAFSLIVPGTQAAIAQGSTQMQAALIMAMGLGLGGIFLKVTHDWLPHEHFFKGFEGRDGKNLKRIWLFIFAITLHNFPEGLAVGVNFANGDYSQGIPLAIGIGLQNLPEGLVVALSLVGQHYTALYALGISLLTGLVEPVGGLIGVSIFSLAQSLLPWGMAFAAGAMLFVISDDIIPESHEKGQETEGTIGIMMGFIVMMVLDIGLG, via the coding sequence ATGAATCCGATTACTGCCGGCTTAATTGCCAGTTTTTGTGCAGGAATGGCAACATTTATCGGGGCTTTACCCGCTTTACTCCCTTTCAAGTATACTCGTCGTGCTCAAGGAATGATGTTGGGTTTTGGCGGTGGCGTCATGTTAGCAGCCAGTGCGTTTTCTTTGATTGTACCGGGGACTCAAGCCGCGATCGCGCAGGGAAGTACCCAAATGCAAGCCGCTTTAATTATGGCAATGGGATTAGGGTTAGGAGGAATCTTTTTAAAAGTAACCCATGATTGGCTCCCTCATGAACACTTTTTCAAAGGGTTTGAAGGGCGAGACGGTAAGAACCTAAAACGGATTTGGCTCTTTATCTTTGCCATTACTCTACACAACTTTCCAGAAGGCTTAGCAGTGGGGGTGAACTTTGCCAATGGTGACTACAGTCAAGGTATTCCCTTGGCGATTGGCATTGGCTTACAAAATCTTCCCGAAGGCTTAGTGGTTGCCTTATCTCTCGTGGGTCAACATTATACAGCCCTCTATGCCCTTGGCATTTCTCTACTCACCGGGTTAGTGGAACCGGTTGGTGGCTTAATCGGCGTGAGTATCTTTTCCCTGGCACAGTCTTTATTACCCTGGGGCATGGCTTTTGCGGCGGGGGCAATGCTCTTTGTCATTAGTGACGATATTATCCCTGAGTCTCATGAAAAAGGGCAAGAAACCGAAGGCACCATCGGGATTATGATGGGATTTATTGTGATGATGGTGTTGGATATTGGCTTAGGCTAA
- a CDS encoding FHA domain-containing protein, translating to MKLTPELTLNLYIDGSPEQTRNVAQDQLILGRLPECDLYLPYSEISRRHCQFRRIAEGQWRIEDLGSTNGTLLNQTRIEKPTLIHNGDIIQIGNVTIKVQLATNSSLATPEVRSPLPEPHKEVKTILRNAEELRQRWIEGGQSKDPLSTDHIAYARLQYIVEIAKGLNSAESIEAIFYQVESVIFQELPNVERLGLLIDVDGSGKLELYKAAARPRKGEQQKSEYHRERDTLYKGDWISYSICNKVFKDKVAIKTKNAQSDQRFSQEKSILVKGIGGALAVPLWNEKQVVGVLYADATMGFDRLDPSQDQDLSFFSTIANLVAASVQRWLLTRRLQEQERIRQRLERYHSPAVVQQLITFGAIEDSLLTPIEADVSVLFADIVGFTALSEQLRPEELAELLNRFFEEMLKPLFAMGGTLDKFIGDCIMAFFGAPESQSDHADRAVKVAKAMLERLEQLNEDHILSHPLQLRIAINSGKAVVGDVGSSQRVDYTVLGGTVNLASRLEAVCRPGACVISEETYKRLQNQNQTAFYPIGKSKFKGIDREITIYSSRW from the coding sequence ATGAAATTGACCCCTGAGCTCACCTTAAACCTTTATATTGATGGGAGTCCCGAGCAGACCCGAAATGTAGCTCAGGATCAACTAATTCTTGGTCGTTTACCCGAATGTGATCTCTATTTACCCTATTCAGAGATTTCTCGGCGTCATTGTCAGTTTCGCCGGATTGCAGAAGGACAATGGCGAATTGAAGACTTAGGCAGCACCAATGGTACTTTATTAAACCAAACTCGGATTGAAAAGCCAACCTTAATCCACAATGGCGATATTATTCAGATTGGTAATGTCACGATTAAAGTGCAATTAGCAACTAACTCCTCCCTAGCGACTCCAGAAGTTAGATCTCCTTTGCCCGAGCCACACAAGGAAGTAAAAACAATTCTACGCAACGCTGAAGAACTGAGACAGCGTTGGATTGAAGGGGGTCAGAGTAAAGATCCCCTCAGTACGGATCATATTGCCTATGCTCGTTTGCAATATATTGTTGAAATTGCCAAAGGGCTGAACAGTGCTGAATCCATCGAAGCCATTTTCTACCAAGTGGAAAGTGTGATCTTCCAAGAACTACCGAATGTTGAGCGTTTAGGGTTATTAATTGATGTGGACGGTTCGGGGAAACTAGAGCTTTATAAAGCTGCTGCTCGTCCTAGGAAGGGGGAACAACAAAAAAGTGAGTATCACCGAGAACGGGATACTTTATATAAAGGAGATTGGATCAGCTATTCGATTTGTAACAAAGTATTCAAGGACAAAGTAGCGATTAAAACGAAGAATGCCCAAAGCGATCAACGATTTTCTCAAGAAAAAAGTATTTTGGTCAAAGGGATCGGCGGGGCTTTAGCCGTTCCACTGTGGAATGAAAAGCAAGTGGTTGGGGTATTGTATGCTGATGCCACCATGGGGTTTGATCGCTTAGATCCCAGTCAGGATCAAGACTTAAGTTTCTTTTCCACGATTGCTAACTTAGTCGCAGCAAGTGTGCAGCGTTGGTTGCTGACGCGACGGTTACAAGAACAAGAACGGATTCGTCAACGATTAGAACGCTATCATTCTCCAGCTGTTGTTCAGCAGTTAATTACCTTTGGTGCAATTGAAGATTCTCTTTTAACGCCAATAGAAGCTGATGTCAGCGTTTTATTTGCCGATATTGTTGGCTTTACTGCCTTATCAGAACAGTTACGCCCAGAAGAGTTAGCAGAATTGTTAAATCGATTTTTTGAGGAGATGCTCAAGCCATTATTTGCGATGGGCGGAACGTTAGATAAGTTTATTGGTGACTGCATCATGGCCTTTTTCGGTGCCCCAGAATCCCAATCGGATCATGCTGATCGGGCGGTAAAAGTCGCTAAAGCGATGCTAGAGCGATTGGAACAACTCAATGAAGACCATATTTTGTCTCATCCTTTACAGTTACGCATTGCCATTAATAGTGGAAAAGCAGTGGTTGGAGATGTGGGTAGTTCGCAACGGGTTGATTATACGGTACTCGGAGGCACTGTCAATTTAGCCTCTCGTTTAGAAGCGGTCTGTCGTCCTGGAGCATGTGTGATCAGTGAAGAAACCTATAAGCGCCTCCAAAATCAAAATCAAACGGCCTTTTATCCCATTGGCAAGTCAAAATTTAAAGGCATTGATCGAGAAATCACAATTTATAGTTCGCGGTGGTAA